The Caminicella sporogenes DSM 14501 genomic interval TAAATCTATAGTAATTCCTCTCTTTTTTTCTTCTTTTAGTCTATCAGTTTCTATTCCAGTTAAAGCCTTAATCAAAGTAGTTTTTCCGTGGTCGATATGACCTGCTGTTCCAATTATTATATTTTTCACTGCTCATCCCTACTTTCAATTGACTTTATAGCTTCAGCTATTATTTCAAATTCCTCTTCTTTTATAGTTCTTACATCTAAAATTACTTTTTCATCACTTATTCTAGTTATAATAGGAATTTTATAATTCCTCAAACTTACTTCTATTTTATTAGCTGTAAAATATTTACTGCTTACTGCAATAAGTACTGAAGGCAGCTTTTCAAGTGGAAGGGCTCCACCACCAACTTGAGAATATCCATCTATTAAATCTATTTCTATATTTTTAACCCTTTCTCTTATAATTTGATAAAGTTTATTTGCCTTTTCCCTTAATTCCTCTATACTCATAGTTAACATTCTTAAAGTAGGAATTTCCCTCATAGCTTTTTCTTCATTAAGATATAATCTCAAAGTAGCTTCAAGTGCTGTTAAAGTCATTTTGTCAACTCTCAAAGCTCTCGTAAGTTGATTTTTTTTCATCTTTTCTATATATTCTTTTCTACCAACGATAATACCAGCTTGAGGTCCACCTAAAAGCTTATCTCCACTAAATGTAACTATGTCAACACCTTTTTCTAAACTCTCCTTAACTGTAGGTTCTTTTTTAAGTCCATATTTTGAAAAATCAATAAGAGTTCCACTTCCTATATCTTCTATAACTGGTATATCATATCTTTTTCCTAAAGATACTAAATCTTCTGCTTCTACTTCTTTAGTAAAACCAAGTATTCTATAATTACTCGTATGTACTTTTAAAATAGCAGCTGTTTCTTCATTAATTTTATCTTCATAATCAAACAGATGAGTTTTATTAGTAGTACCTACTTCTACCAGCTTTGCTCCACTTTGCTTCATTACATCTGGTACTCTAAAAGAACCTCCTATTTCAACTAACTGTCCTCTTGATACTATTACTTCTCTATCTTTTGCCATAGTATTTAATACCAATAAAACAGCTGCTGCATTATTATTAACTACAAGCGCTGCTTCTGCACCAGTTACTTTACACAATATTTCTTCTACATGTGTATATCTCAAACCTCTTTTACCACTTGACAAATCAAATTCTAAAGTCGAATAATTACATACAACATCTAAAAGAGCCTCTTTAATACTTTCACTAATTAAAGCTCGTCCTAAATTTGTATGCAAAACAACTCCAGTAGCATTTACAACTCTTCTTAAACTCATTTGATTAGCTTCTTTCACTTCTAAAAAAACGTTTTTTATCAAATCATTTATGTCTATTTTAAAATTTATAAGCTCACTATCTTCAGTTTTTAAAATTTTTTTTCGCAATTTATCAACTTGATTTCTAATAGACTCTACTACGGTAATTCTAGGAAATTCATTTAAAATATTTTGAATTTCTTTTTTATTTAATAATTCATCTATTTTAGGCAAATTTGATAGTAATTCTTTCTTCTTCATTAAATATTCACTCCTGATATAAACTTTTATCTTTATTGTTTTTTTCCATTAAATTATAACATAAATATTCAAATTTCAACTATATATACTTGTAAATTTTTTAACATTAGTAAATTTTCTTATATAAAATCAATTAAAATCTTTTTTTAAGTATATAAAAAATGGCATAAGTCTAAATATTTGTGTAAAATCCTTTACAATTTACACAATCAGAACATAAACTTATGCCTTTATAATAAAACAAATATCAATATGTATTAACAAATAAATTCAAATATTTCCATTTTTAATCTAATTGACTTTTATAAATTTATCTTCTCTTTTTACTACTTTTCCTACAACAGCAAAATCCGTTTTAAGATTTTCTTTATAGAATTTTAAAAGTTCATCTGCTTTTTTTTCTTCAACAGCTATTAAAAGTCCTCCTGATGTTTGAGGGTCAAATAAAATATCTTCCATATATGTTGGTACATCTTTGCTTATTTCGACATTATTTCCTATATATCCTTTATTTCTATATGCTCCAGCTGGTATTAATCCCATATTTGCATTATCTATGGCTTCTTCAATAATAGGTATACTTTTAGAATCTATAATTAAAGTAACCTCACTTCCTTTTGCCATTTCAAAAGCATGACCTAAAAATCCAAATCCTGTTATATCTGTGCATGAATTTACTCCTACTTTTATCATTCCTTCTGCTGCTATATTATTCAAGCATGCCATTACATCCATAGCTCTCTTTATTGTATCTTTTGAAACCATATCTGCCTTTATTGCAGTATTTATTATTCCAAGCCCCAATGGTTTTGTAAGTATTAATACATCTCCCGGTTTAGCATTAGAATTAGCAATTACTCTATCTGGAGAAACTATCCCTGTAACTGAAAGCCCATATTTCGGCTCTTTATCATCAACCGTATGTCCTCCAACTAATAATGCTCCTGCCTCTTTTACTTTTTCAAATCCACCTTTTAATATTTCCGTTAAAATATCTAAAGGTAAACAGCTTGGAAAACATACTATATTTAAAGCTAATATAGGTTTTCCACCCATAGCATAAACATCACTTAATGAGTTAGCTGCAGCTATTTGACCAAACATATATGGGTCATCTACTACAGGTGTAAAAAAGTCTAAAGTTTGTATAATAGCTGTATTATCATCTAATTTATATACAGCAGCATCATCAGAAGTATCTAATCCTACTAATATTTTTTCACTTTCTATTTTAGGTAAATGACACAAAACTTGTGCCAAGGTCTCTGGACCAATCTTAGCTGCTCAGCCTGAACTGCTACTTAATTCTGTAAGTCTTTTGCTCTTTATATTGTCCATAATTTCACCTCCAAAAATATACTACCACATTTTATCTAAGTTTTATATATTCTTTTATCGCTTTAAATCTTTTC includes:
- the selA gene encoding L-seryl-tRNA(Sec) selenium transferase, translating into MKKKELLSNLPKIDELLNKKEIQNILNEFPRITVVESIRNQVDKLRKKILKTEDSELINFKIDINDLIKNVFLEVKEANQMSLRRVVNATGVVLHTNLGRALISESIKEALLDVVCNYSTLEFDLSSGKRGLRYTHVEEILCKVTGAEAALVVNNNAAAVLLVLNTMAKDREVIVSRGQLVEIGGSFRVPDVMKQSGAKLVEVGTTNKTHLFDYEDKINEETAAILKVHTSNYRILGFTKEVEAEDLVSLGKRYDIPVIEDIGSGTLIDFSKYGLKKEPTVKESLEKGVDIVTFSGDKLLGGPQAGIIVGRKEYIEKMKKNQLTRALRVDKMTLTALEATLRLYLNEEKAMREIPTLRMLTMSIEELREKANKLYQIIRERVKNIEIDLIDGYSQVGGGALPLEKLPSVLIAVSSKYFTANKIEVSLRNYKIPIITRISDEKVILDVRTIKEEEFEIIAEAIKSIESRDEQ
- the selD gene encoding selenide, water dikinase SelD, with protein sequence MDNIKSKRLTELSSSSGUAAKIGPETLAQVLCHLPKIESEKILVGLDTSDDAAVYKLDDNTAIIQTLDFFTPVVDDPYMFGQIAAANSLSDVYAMGGKPILALNIVCFPSCLPLDILTEILKGGFEKVKEAGALLVGGHTVDDKEPKYGLSVTGIVSPDRVIANSNAKPGDVLILTKPLGLGIINTAIKADMVSKDTIKRAMDVMACLNNIAAEGMIKVGVNSCTDITGFGFLGHAFEMAKGSEVTLIIDSKSIPIIEEAIDNANMGLIPAGAYRNKGYIGNNVEISKDVPTYMEDILFDPQTSGGLLIAVEEKKADELLKFYKENLKTDFAVVGKVVKREDKFIKVN